From Leptolyngbyaceae cyanobacterium, a single genomic window includes:
- a CDS encoding L,D-transpeptidase, protein MNLLKTIKPNTKRNSLLLLLLLISLSSLYWQLTRLGYAVPLPELFDVICLNNCAEKNSQTISHSPLPNQQLLNYNKPITNIDKLDKTKVSILVEKSKYRLTVYYDRQPIKSYPVVFGGNPVDDKLKEGDKSTPEGVFKIKDFYPHTSWSKFLWLDYPNKYSWRKHFQAKLNGKINWFDRVGSEIGIHGTPDNSLIDKKLNWTLGCVSLKNEDINELYQLVQKGTQVEIIR, encoded by the coding sequence ATGAACTTGCTCAAAACTATTAAACCAAATACTAAAAGAAATTCTTTATTGCTTCTACTTCTCCTGATTTCTCTTTCCTCCCTTTATTGGCAACTCACCCGTTTAGGATACGCCGTACCCCTGCCAGAGCTTTTTGACGTAATTTGTTTAAATAATTGTGCAGAAAAGAATTCCCAAACTATCAGTCATTCACCGCTTCCCAACCAACAACTGTTGAACTATAATAAGCCCATCACCAATATAGATAAACTCGATAAAACTAAAGTATCTATCTTAGTTGAAAAGTCCAAATACAGGCTGACAGTTTATTACGATCGCCAACCGATCAAATCCTATCCCGTAGTCTTTGGCGGCAATCCGGTAGATGATAAATTAAAAGAAGGAGACAAAAGCACGCCAGAAGGAGTATTTAAAATTAAAGACTTTTACCCTCATACCAGTTGGTCAAAATTCCTCTGGCTGGATTATCCCAATAAATATTCATGGCGGAAACATTTTCAAGCTAAATTAAATGGTAAAATCAATTGGTTCGATCGCGTTGGTAGCGAGATCGGAATTCACGGTACGCCAGATAATAGTTTAATAGACAAAAAATTAAATTGGACATTAGGGTGTGTTTCTTTAAAAAACGAAGATATAAATGAGTTATATCAACTTGTCCAGAAAGGAACACAAGTAGAGATTATTCGATAA
- a CDS encoding DUF29 domain-containing protein, whose protein sequence is MTQSPITASKFKSSQLYDTDFYAWTQEQAKLLREGNLECLDISNLVEEIESLGKQEQQELVNRLGILIGHLLKWEFQSENRSRSWFATIREQRRRIHRLLKKNPSLKSYLPEALGEASEDGLDLAVRETSLSYKVFPSECAYNLEQILDANFFPGIESDREWE, encoded by the coding sequence ATGACTCAATCACCAATAACAGCTTCTAAATTTAAATCTTCCCAACTATACGATACAGACTTCTATGCCTGGACGCAAGAACAGGCAAAATTACTTCGAGAAGGGAATTTGGAATGTTTAGATATCTCAAATTTGGTGGAGGAGATCGAATCTTTGGGGAAGCAAGAACAACAAGAACTAGTGAACCGTTTAGGAATTTTAATCGGACATCTGCTTAAGTGGGAGTTTCAGTCAGAAAATCGTTCTAGAAGTTGGTTTGCTACCATCCGAGAACAGCGTCGCCGCATTCATAGATTACTGAAAAAAAATCCCAGTTTGAAATCTTATTTACCGGAAGCATTAGGGGAAGCTTCCGAAGATGGGTTAGATTTAGCTGTACGCGAAACTTCTTTAAGTTACAAAGTTTTTCCGTCTGAATGTGCTTATAATTTAGAGCAAATATTAGATGCTAATTTTTTTCCAGGTATAGAATCAGATCGGGAATGGGAATAA
- a CDS encoding DUF3134 domain-containing protein, which translates to MVYNPSLREEPIDEPAAVIPVKQETSILDWLEVTGRLLAREDHDADSYLDDEEEIDQLMGGDDMVYDEIDDDDDAVDDIE; encoded by the coding sequence ATGGTCTATAACCCTTCTTTGCGTGAAGAACCAATCGACGAACCCGCCGCCGTGATTCCCGTCAAACAAGAAACTTCTATTTTAGATTGGTTAGAAGTTACAGGTCGTCTACTCGCGCGAGAGGATCATGATGCTGACTCCTATTTAGATGATGAAGAGGAAATCGATCAATTGATGGGTGGCGACGATATGGTGTATGACGAAATTGATGATGATGACGATGCTGTTGATGATATAGAGTGA
- the mraY gene encoding phospho-N-acetylmuramoyl-pentapeptide-transferase, protein MDAKSLELRSLNFSGTTLSVLLAIMLSLVALIFDYQTGRIFHPSVSLTLPFWACAVGTAGLGHWVVPLLRSLKAGQVIREDGPQSHLKKGGTPTMGGIFFIPVGVFAAILWSAFALGLANLVPVLAVAALTLSYGFIGWLDDWQILRRKSNNGISPQMKLALQIGFASLFCLWLIVSQPATITTVNLPFGLSLPLGLLFWPLAAFVLVAESNATNLTDGVDGLAGGLCAIALLGLGAIVAPAYPGLMIFCACVSGGCLGFLAHNRNPAKVFMGDTGSLALGGALASVAILSHSLWSLLILSGIFLIETLSVIAQVSYYKATKGPDGVGKRLFKMAPIHHHLELSGWSELQVVATFYAINGILVLLCFFIR, encoded by the coding sequence GTGGATGCTAAATCATTGGAATTAAGGTCACTAAATTTTTCAGGCACTACCCTGTCGGTTTTGCTAGCAATTATGCTCAGTTTGGTAGCGCTGATTTTTGATTACCAAACTGGCAGAATTTTTCACCCCAGCGTTTCCCTGACTTTGCCTTTTTGGGCGTGTGCGGTAGGGACTGCTGGGTTAGGACACTGGGTAGTACCGCTTTTGCGATCGCTAAAAGCCGGACAAGTAATTCGAGAGGATGGCCCGCAAAGCCATCTCAAAAAAGGCGGCACTCCCACAATGGGGGGTATCTTCTTTATTCCAGTCGGCGTTTTTGCGGCAATTTTATGGTCTGCCTTTGCATTAGGTTTGGCTAACTTAGTGCCAGTTTTAGCTGTAGCGGCGCTGACTCTCAGTTATGGGTTTATCGGTTGGTTGGATGACTGGCAAATTCTTCGTCGCAAGTCAAACAATGGTATTTCACCACAAATGAAATTAGCTTTGCAAATTGGTTTTGCCAGCTTATTTTGTTTGTGGTTAATTGTCAGTCAACCTGCCACTATTACCACGGTAAATTTACCTTTTGGTTTAAGTTTACCGTTAGGGTTACTGTTTTGGCCGTTAGCTGCTTTCGTGCTAGTTGCAGAAAGTAACGCGACTAATCTTACTGATGGCGTAGATGGATTGGCAGGTGGACTTTGCGCGATCGCATTATTAGGATTAGGTGCCATAGTTGCCCCCGCCTACCCCGGATTGATGATTTTCTGCGCCTGCGTTAGCGGTGGTTGCTTGGGTTTTCTCGCCCATAATCGCAACCCAGCTAAAGTTTTCATGGGAGATACTGGTTCTCTGGCACTGGGAGGTGCCTTGGCATCCGTTGCCATTCTTAGCCATTCTCTTTGGAGTCTGTTAATCCTCAGCGGTATTTTCTTAATAGAAACCCTCTCAGTAATCGCGCAAGTAAGTTATTACAAAGCAACCAAAGGCCCCGATGGTGTTGGTAAACGCCTATTCAAAATGGCACCAATTCATCACCATCTAGAACTTTCTGGCTGGTCGGAACTTCAAGTAGTTGCTACATTTTATGCAATTAATGGAATTCTAGTTTTGCTTTGTTTTTTCATCCGTTAG
- a CDS encoding PAP/fibrillin family protein, which yields MIGKASLLEAIAGKNRGLLATEAEKQAIMALVAQLEDRNPTPRPTEAAHLLDGNWRLLYTTSSELLGIDNVPFLKLGQIYQCVRAKEAKIYNIAEVYGLPFLEVIISVTAQFTPVSERRVNVKFERAISGLQRLIDYQSPDYFINEIESGKKFLAIDFSIADREQKGWLDITYLDEDLRIGRGNVGSVFVLTKN from the coding sequence ATGATTGGTAAAGCGTCACTGCTAGAGGCAATTGCAGGCAAAAATCGCGGACTGTTGGCAACGGAAGCCGAAAAACAAGCAATTATGGCGCTGGTTGCTCAATTGGAAGACCGCAACCCCACTCCTCGACCAACAGAAGCAGCACATTTACTCGATGGTAATTGGCGACTTCTTTACACCACCAGTAGCGAACTTTTAGGCATTGATAACGTACCATTTCTCAAACTAGGTCAAATTTATCAATGCGTCCGTGCAAAAGAAGCCAAAATCTACAACATCGCGGAAGTTTACGGGTTACCCTTTTTGGAAGTAATTATCAGCGTTACTGCCCAGTTTACCCCTGTTTCCGAACGGCGAGTTAATGTCAAATTCGAGCGAGCAATTAGCGGGTTACAAAGATTGATTGATTATCAATCTCCCGATTATTTTATAAATGAGATTGAATCTGGTAAAAAGTTTTTAGCTATTGACTTTAGCATTGCCGATCGCGAACAGAAAGGCTGGCTGGATATCACCTATCTCGATGAAGATTTACGAATCGGTCGAGGCAATGTCGGCAGTGTATTCGTCCTAACTAAAAACTAA
- a CDS encoding PD-(D/E)XK nuclease family protein: MTNDQSQTMRLSQRHLNLLSTCPRKYQHSFLDQLSLLTTPEQQERIDWGSHFHLLMQQRELGLPIESIVQEDAKMQKWITALVSAAPEILTPNTSKKIFRESEHCRVINFQGYVLTVVYDLLIAEEKQAQILDWKTYPLPKNRRWLERDWQTRLYLYVLAETSDYSPEQISMSYWFVQSQPEPQSLKFSYDAGLHEQTRRDLTKLLDKLNHWLENYENGEEFPQVAEGAKECDFCQFAIRCDRNLEKEENEDNKQLITNLAKIEEVSI; this comes from the coding sequence ATGACAAATGACCAATCACAAACTATGCGCTTATCCCAAAGACACCTAAACCTTTTATCAACTTGTCCTCGCAAGTATCAACACAGCTTCTTGGATCAACTCAGTTTATTAACCACTCCAGAACAACAAGAACGGATCGACTGGGGTAGCCATTTTCACTTGTTAATGCAGCAACGGGAATTAGGCTTGCCAATAGAATCGATCGTGCAAGAAGATGCCAAAATGCAAAAATGGATAACCGCTTTAGTCAGTGCAGCCCCAGAAATTTTAACCCCCAATACCAGTAAAAAAATATTTCGGGAAAGCGAACATTGTCGGGTAATCAATTTTCAAGGATACGTGCTGACAGTGGTTTACGATCTGTTGATTGCTGAAGAGAAACAAGCGCAAATTTTAGATTGGAAAACATACCCGTTACCGAAAAATCGCCGATGGTTGGAACGTGACTGGCAAACTCGTTTATATTTGTATGTTTTGGCAGAAACAAGCGATTATTCACCAGAACAAATTTCGATGAGTTATTGGTTCGTACAATCTCAACCAGAACCACAAAGTTTAAAATTTAGTTATGATGCAGGATTGCACGAACAAACACGCCGGGATTTAACCAAATTGTTGGATAAATTGAATCATTGGCTGGAAAATTACGAAAATGGCGAAGAGTTTCCCCAAGTGGCTGAAGGTGCGAAGGAGTGCGACTTTTGCCAGTTTGCAATCAGATGCGATCGCAATTTAGAAAAAGAGGAAAATGAAGATAACAAACAGTTGATAACCAATTTAGCTAAAATAGAAGAAGTTTCGATTTGA